In Oncorhynchus tshawytscha isolate Ot180627B linkage group LG06, Otsh_v2.0, whole genome shotgun sequence, the following are encoded in one genomic region:
- the LOC112253080 gene encoding pleckstrin homology domain-containing family A member 1 isoform X7, with protein MPYVDRQNRICGFLDIEENESSGKFLRRYFILDTQPGSLVWYMDNPQNLPISADCVGSLKLTYISKVSDATKQRPKAEYCFVINAGMRKFFLQANDQQDLVDWVNALNKATKITVPKSYDGQQNVETQKALLDNLGPKKQVSYRTDIIGGVPIITQMQQERGEGQEDSERELLQRSHNQLPYFLGRPTQDKTVIKSGYCVKQGAVMRNWKRRYFLLEENSMSYFKSDLEKDPLRIIPLKEVHKVQECKQSDIMMRDNLFEVVTTSRTFYIQADSPEEMHSWIKAVSGAIVALRGPGRSAATMRQARRLSNPCIQRYTARIGECSTE; from the exons ATGCCTTACGTGGATCGGCAGAACCGGATCTGTGGCTTCCTGGACATCGAGGAAAACGAGAGCAGTGGGAAGTTCCTGCGTCGCTACTTCATCCTGGACACCCAACCGGGCAGCCTGGTGTGGTACATGGACAACCCTCAG AACCTGCCCATCAGTGCGGACTGTGTTGGCTCACTCAAACTCACCTACATCTCCAAG GTCAGCGACGCCACTAAGCAGAGACCCAAGGCAGAGTATTGCTTCG tCATCAATGCTGGCATGAGGAAATTCTTCCTCCAGGCCAATGATCAGCAGGACCTGGTGGACTGGGTGAACGCTCTCAATAAGGCCACCAAAATCACT GTGCCAAAGTCCTATGATGGCCAACAGAATGTGGAGACTCAGAAAGCCCTTCTGGACAACCTGGGACCCAAGAAGCAGGTCTCCTACAGGACTGACATCATCGGGGGAGTTCCCATCATAACTCAGATGCAG caggaaaggggagagggccAGGAGGATTCCGAGCGAGAGTTGCTGCAGAGATCCCACAACCAGCTGCCATACTTCCTGGGAAGGCCGACCCAAGACAAGACGGTCATCAAGTCTGGCTATTGTGTGAAGCAGGGAGCTGTG ATGAGGAATTGGAAAAGGAGATATTTCTTACTGGAGGAGAACTCAATGAGTTACTTCAAATCAGACCTG gaGAAGGACCCTCTGAGAATTATTCCATTGAAGGAGGTCCACAAAGTTCAGGAGTGCAAACAGAG tGACATCATGATGAGGGATAATCTCTTTGAGGTTGTCACCACTTCTAGGACCTTTTACATTCAG gCTGACAGTCCAGAGGAGATGCACAGCTGGATCAAGGCTGTCTCTGGGGCCATCGTAGCCCTGCGGGGACCTGGGAGATCTGCAGCCACA ATGCGGCAAGCCAGACGGCTGTCGAACCCCTGTATACAGAGGTATACGGCCCGAATCGGGGAGTGCAGCAC
- the LOC112253080 gene encoding pleckstrin homology domain-containing family A member 1 isoform X6, translating to MPYVDRQNRICGFLDIEENESSGKFLRRYFILDTQPGSLVWYMDNPQNLPISADCVGSLKLTYISKVSDATKQRPKAEYCFVINAGMRKFFLQANDQQDLVDWVNALNKATKITVPKSYDGQQNVETQKALLDNLGPKKQVSYRTDIIGGVPIITQMQQERGEGQEDSERELLQRSHNQLPYFLGRPTQDKTVIKSGYCVKQGAVMRNWKRRYFLLEENSMSYFKSDLEKDPLRIIPLKEVHKVQECKQSDIMMRDNLFEVVTTSRTFYIQADSPEEMHSWIKAVSGAIVALRGPGRSAATMRQARRLSNPCIQRYTARIGECSTLLQLYTCLRRLTSCLSLVLLPVRCLYFCLLSHRRLA from the exons ATGCCTTACGTGGATCGGCAGAACCGGATCTGTGGCTTCCTGGACATCGAGGAAAACGAGAGCAGTGGGAAGTTCCTGCGTCGCTACTTCATCCTGGACACCCAACCGGGCAGCCTGGTGTGGTACATGGACAACCCTCAG AACCTGCCCATCAGTGCGGACTGTGTTGGCTCACTCAAACTCACCTACATCTCCAAG GTCAGCGACGCCACTAAGCAGAGACCCAAGGCAGAGTATTGCTTCG tCATCAATGCTGGCATGAGGAAATTCTTCCTCCAGGCCAATGATCAGCAGGACCTGGTGGACTGGGTGAACGCTCTCAATAAGGCCACCAAAATCACT GTGCCAAAGTCCTATGATGGCCAACAGAATGTGGAGACTCAGAAAGCCCTTCTGGACAACCTGGGACCCAAGAAGCAGGTCTCCTACAGGACTGACATCATCGGGGGAGTTCCCATCATAACTCAGATGCAG caggaaaggggagagggccAGGAGGATTCCGAGCGAGAGTTGCTGCAGAGATCCCACAACCAGCTGCCATACTTCCTGGGAAGGCCGACCCAAGACAAGACGGTCATCAAGTCTGGCTATTGTGTGAAGCAGGGAGCTGTG ATGAGGAATTGGAAAAGGAGATATTTCTTACTGGAGGAGAACTCAATGAGTTACTTCAAATCAGACCTG gaGAAGGACCCTCTGAGAATTATTCCATTGAAGGAGGTCCACAAAGTTCAGGAGTGCAAACAGAG tGACATCATGATGAGGGATAATCTCTTTGAGGTTGTCACCACTTCTAGGACCTTTTACATTCAG gCTGACAGTCCAGAGGAGATGCACAGCTGGATCAAGGCTGTCTCTGGGGCCATCGTAGCCCTGCGGGGACCTGGGAGATCTGCAGCCACA ATGCGGCAAGCCAGACGGCTGTCGAACCCCTGTATACAGAGGTATACGGCCCGAATCGGGGAGTGCAGCAC tCTCCTGCAGCTGTATACCTGTCTTAGACGTctcacatcctgcctgtcactaGTTCTACTTCCTGTCCGCTGCCTGTATTTCTGTTTACTCTCACACCGTCGACTTGCATAA